One region of Maylandia zebra isolate NMK-2024a linkage group LG10, Mzebra_GT3a, whole genome shotgun sequence genomic DNA includes:
- the fgf13b gene encoding fibroblast growth factor 13 isoform X3, with translation MTFPLRRSTSEPQLKGIVTRLSSRQGFQLQMQPDGTIDGTKDEDSTYAVFNLIPVGLRVVAIQGVQTKLYLAMNNEGFLYTSEHFTPECKFKESVFENYYVTYSSMLYRQQASGRAWYLGLNKEGGIMKGNHVKKNKPAAHFIPKPLKVAMYREPSLHDLTELSRSGSGTPTKSRSASALLNGGGKTPSNNDLS, from the exons ATGACTTTCCCTCTCCGCCGATCCACTTCAG AGCCCCAGTTAAAGGGCATTGTGACCAGGCTTTCCAGTCGCCAGGGCTTCCAGCTGCAGATGCAGCCTGATGGCACCATTGATGGAACCAAGGATGAAGACAGCACCTATG CTGTGTTCAACCTGATCCCAGTGGGGCTTCGTGTGGTGGCCATCCAGGGTGTCCAGACCAAACTCTACCTGGCAATGAACAACGAAGGCTTTCTCTACACCTCT GAGCATTTTACCCCAGAGTGTAAATTCAAGGAGTCGGTGTTCGAGAACTACTATGTCACCTACTCCTCCATGCTCTACCGGCAGCAGGCATCGGGCCGGGCTTGGTACCTGGGGCTTAACAAGGAGGGTGGAATCATGAAGGGGAATCATGTCAAGAAGAACAAGCCTGCTGCACACTTCATACCGAAGCCACTCAAAG TGGCCATGTACAGGGAGCCCTCCCTCCATGACTTGACAGAACTCTCCCGTTCAGGCAGCGGCACACCGACCAAGAGCCGCAGCGCTTCGGCCCTACTTAATGGCGGCGGGAAGACACCCAGCAACAACGACTTATCCTAG
- the f9b gene encoding coagulation factor IXb isoform X1, with amino-acid sequence MARVCALVCFAGFLLDMYGVGAEITEENTGAVFVSQQTAHTVLHRKRRYNTAFEELKQGNLERECVEEICSMEEAREVFEDDEKTMEFWAGYIDGDQCKPPPCQNGGVCKDGINSYLCLCQPNFSGKNCEIEVNKQCVVNNGECSHFCVMKANQAVCRCATGYILGPNKKSCEPIEPFSCGRVNLSSSSLTRSILEPRSSNFSYNDTRNDYFYDEDISEYDYLNHPMTDSNPSNDSLDSEAVIGRRHVRSVTDTPKTKTEMSSWGYATLPNVTAQEKTDQRIVGGDTAIPGEIPWQVALMSRPDSVQRARPFCGGSLLADLWVITAAHCLWNNDGTERKFFIRVGEHDVNKDEGPERDHEVAERHPHHKYDFKTSPYNHDIALLKLGSPVDLSNKRRPICLGPKEFIQNIVRESTVSLVSGWGRIRFQGPEATKLQKLEVPYVDRTKCKQSSRDHITRFMFCAGFESEQKDSCQGDSGGPHATNYKGTWFLTGIISWGEECAKDGKYGIYTRVSHYYKWISNVTQININD; translated from the exons ATGGCCAGAGTGTGTGCACTGGTTTGCTTTGCTGGTTTTTTGCTGGACATGTATGGAGTGGGTGCTGAGATCACAGAAGAAAACACAG GAGCTGTGTTCGTGTCTCAGCAGACGGCACACACCGTGCTGCATCGTAAGCGCAGATATAACACTGCTTTTGAAGAACTTAAACAAGGTAACCTGGAGCGGGAATGTGTGGAAGAAATTTGCAGCATGGAGGAGGCCAGAGAGGTGTTTGAGGATGATGAGAAAACT ATGGAGTTCTGGGCAGGCTATATCG ATGGCGACCAGTGTAAGCCACCCCCCTGTCAGAATGGAGGTGTGTGTAAAGATGGGATCAACAGTTATCTTTGCTTGTGCCAACCAAACTTCAGTGGCAAGAACTGTGAGATCG AAGTGAACAAGCAGTGTGTGGTGAACAATGGCGAATGTTCTCATTTCTGTGTAATGAAGGCTAATCAAGCTGTGTGCAGGTGCGCAACTGGTTACATACTTGGGCCAAACAAGAAGAGCTGTGAGCCAATAG AGCCATTCAGCTGTGGTCGTGTGAATCTGTCCTCCAGCTCTCTCACCAGGTCCATTCTCGAACCAAGATCGTCAAACTTCTCCTACAACGATACCCGAAACGATTACTTCTATGATGAAGATATATCAGAGTATGATTATCTGAACCATCCCATGACCGACTCAAACCCAAGCAATGACTCTCTGGACTCTGAGGCTGTGATTGGCCGTCGACATGTGAGAAGTGTCACCGATAcaccaaaaacaaagacagagatGTCGTCCTGGGGGTATGCCACACTCCCCAATGTCACAGCTCAAGAGAAAACTGACCAAAGAATTGTGGGAGGAGATACGGCCATTCCTGGAGAGATACCTTGGCAG GTGGCCCTGATGTCCCGCCCAGACAGCGTGCAGAGAGCGCGGCCCTTCTGTGGAGGATCCCTGCTCGCTGACTTATGGGTCATCACTGCTGCCCATTGTCTGTGGAACAACGATGGCACAGAACGTAAATTCTTCATCAGAGTTG GTGAACATGATGTGAACAAAGATGAGGGTCCAGAGCGAGACCATGAGGTGGCCGAAAGGCATCCCCACCACAAGTATGATTTCAAGACCTCACCATATAACCATGACATTGCGCTCCTAAAGCTTGGCAGTCCAGTGGACTTGTCCAACAAGCGGCGTCCCATTTGCCTGGGCCCCAAAGAATTCATACAGAACATTGTGAGAGAATCCACGGTCTCCCTTGTGAGTGGATGGGGCCGGATAAGGTTTCAAGGCCCCGAGGCCACCAAGCTCCAGAAGCTGGAAGTCCCCTATGTGGACCGCACCAAATGTAAACAGAGCAGCCGAGACCATATCACCCGATTTATGTTCTGTGCAGGCTTTGAAAGTGAACAGAAGGACTCGTGCCAGGGGGACAGCGGTGGGCCGCATGCCACCAATTACAAAGGAACTTGGTTCCTGACAGGCATCATCAGCTGGGGAGAGGAGTGTGCCAAAGACGGGAAGTATGGCATCTATACCCGGGTCTCACACTACTACAAATGGATCAGTAACGTAACACAGATCAATATAAACGATTAA
- the fgf13b gene encoding fibroblast growth factor 13 isoform X2 produces MNVITKSKEDKDHASKEPQLKGIVTRLSSRQGFQLQMQPDGTIDGTKDEDSTYAVFNLIPVGLRVVAIQGVQTKLYLAMNNEGFLYTSEHFTPECKFKESVFENYYVTYSSMLYRQQASGRAWYLGLNKEGGIMKGNHVKKNKPAAHFIPKPLKVAMYREPSLHDLTELSRSGSGTPTKSRSASALLNGGGKTPSNNDLS; encoded by the exons ATGAACGTGATAACGAAAAGCAAAGAGGATAAAGATCATGCTTCCAAAG AGCCCCAGTTAAAGGGCATTGTGACCAGGCTTTCCAGTCGCCAGGGCTTCCAGCTGCAGATGCAGCCTGATGGCACCATTGATGGAACCAAGGATGAAGACAGCACCTATG CTGTGTTCAACCTGATCCCAGTGGGGCTTCGTGTGGTGGCCATCCAGGGTGTCCAGACCAAACTCTACCTGGCAATGAACAACGAAGGCTTTCTCTACACCTCT GAGCATTTTACCCCAGAGTGTAAATTCAAGGAGTCGGTGTTCGAGAACTACTATGTCACCTACTCCTCCATGCTCTACCGGCAGCAGGCATCGGGCCGGGCTTGGTACCTGGGGCTTAACAAGGAGGGTGGAATCATGAAGGGGAATCATGTCAAGAAGAACAAGCCTGCTGCACACTTCATACCGAAGCCACTCAAAG TGGCCATGTACAGGGAGCCCTCCCTCCATGACTTGACAGAACTCTCCCGTTCAGGCAGCGGCACACCGACCAAGAGCCGCAGCGCTTCGGCCCTACTTAATGGCGGCGGGAAGACACCCAGCAACAACGACTTATCCTAG
- the f9b gene encoding coagulation factor IXb isoform X3, giving the protein MEWVLRSQKKTQELCSCLSRRHTPCCIVSADITLLLKNLNKMEFWAGYIDGDQCKPPPCQNGGVCKDGINSYLCLCQPNFSGKNCEIEVNKQCVVNNGECSHFCVMKANQAVCRCATGYILGPNKKSCEPIEPFSCGRVNLSSSSLTRSILEPRSSNFSYNDTRNDYFYDEDISEYDYLNHPMTDSNPSNDSLDSEAVIGRRHVRSVTDTPKTKTEMSSWGYATLPNVTAQEKTDQRIVGGDTAIPGEIPWQVALMSRPDSVQRARPFCGGSLLADLWVITAAHCLWNNDGTERKFFIRVGEHDVNKDEGPERDHEVAERHPHHKYDFKTSPYNHDIALLKLGSPVDLSNKRRPICLGPKEFIQNIVRESTVSLVSGWGRIRFQGPEATKLQKLEVPYVDRTKCKQSSRDHITRFMFCAGFESEQKDSCQGDSGGPHATNYKGTWFLTGIISWGEECAKDGKYGIYTRVSHYYKWISNVTQININD; this is encoded by the exons ATGGAGTGGGTGCTGAGATCACAGAAGAAAACACAG GAGCTGTGTTCGTGTCTCAGCAGACGGCACACACCGTGCTGCATCGTAAGCGCAGATATAACACTGCTTTTGAAGAACTTAAACAAG ATGGAGTTCTGGGCAGGCTATATCG ATGGCGACCAGTGTAAGCCACCCCCCTGTCAGAATGGAGGTGTGTGTAAAGATGGGATCAACAGTTATCTTTGCTTGTGCCAACCAAACTTCAGTGGCAAGAACTGTGAGATCG AAGTGAACAAGCAGTGTGTGGTGAACAATGGCGAATGTTCTCATTTCTGTGTAATGAAGGCTAATCAAGCTGTGTGCAGGTGCGCAACTGGTTACATACTTGGGCCAAACAAGAAGAGCTGTGAGCCAATAG AGCCATTCAGCTGTGGTCGTGTGAATCTGTCCTCCAGCTCTCTCACCAGGTCCATTCTCGAACCAAGATCGTCAAACTTCTCCTACAACGATACCCGAAACGATTACTTCTATGATGAAGATATATCAGAGTATGATTATCTGAACCATCCCATGACCGACTCAAACCCAAGCAATGACTCTCTGGACTCTGAGGCTGTGATTGGCCGTCGACATGTGAGAAGTGTCACCGATAcaccaaaaacaaagacagagatGTCGTCCTGGGGGTATGCCACACTCCCCAATGTCACAGCTCAAGAGAAAACTGACCAAAGAATTGTGGGAGGAGATACGGCCATTCCTGGAGAGATACCTTGGCAG GTGGCCCTGATGTCCCGCCCAGACAGCGTGCAGAGAGCGCGGCCCTTCTGTGGAGGATCCCTGCTCGCTGACTTATGGGTCATCACTGCTGCCCATTGTCTGTGGAACAACGATGGCACAGAACGTAAATTCTTCATCAGAGTTG GTGAACATGATGTGAACAAAGATGAGGGTCCAGAGCGAGACCATGAGGTGGCCGAAAGGCATCCCCACCACAAGTATGATTTCAAGACCTCACCATATAACCATGACATTGCGCTCCTAAAGCTTGGCAGTCCAGTGGACTTGTCCAACAAGCGGCGTCCCATTTGCCTGGGCCCCAAAGAATTCATACAGAACATTGTGAGAGAATCCACGGTCTCCCTTGTGAGTGGATGGGGCCGGATAAGGTTTCAAGGCCCCGAGGCCACCAAGCTCCAGAAGCTGGAAGTCCCCTATGTGGACCGCACCAAATGTAAACAGAGCAGCCGAGACCATATCACCCGATTTATGTTCTGTGCAGGCTTTGAAAGTGAACAGAAGGACTCGTGCCAGGGGGACAGCGGTGGGCCGCATGCCACCAATTACAAAGGAACTTGGTTCCTGACAGGCATCATCAGCTGGGGAGAGGAGTGTGCCAAAGACGGGAAGTATGGCATCTATACCCGGGTCTCACACTACTACAAATGGATCAGTAACGTAACACAGATCAATATAAACGATTAA
- the fgf13b gene encoding fibroblast growth factor 13 isoform X1 — translation MSRAAAIASSLIRQKRQAREREKANACRGSGSPSNSKGANEKPSKLNVFSRVKLFGSRKKRKRRRPPEPQLKGIVTRLSSRQGFQLQMQPDGTIDGTKDEDSTYAVFNLIPVGLRVVAIQGVQTKLYLAMNNEGFLYTSEHFTPECKFKESVFENYYVTYSSMLYRQQASGRAWYLGLNKEGGIMKGNHVKKNKPAAHFIPKPLKVAMYREPSLHDLTELSRSGSGTPTKSRSASALLNGGGKTPSNNDLS, via the exons ATGTCCCGGGCAGCGGCTATCGCCAGCTCCCTGATCCGCCAGAAGCGACAGGCGAGGGAGCGGGAGAAGGCAAACGCATGCCGCGGAAGCGGCAGCCCGAGCAACAGCAAAGGCGCAAACGAGAAACCGAGCAAACTGAACGTGTTTTCGCGTGTCAAGTTGTTTGGCTCGAGGAAGAAACGGAAGAGAAGGCGACCACCAG AGCCCCAGTTAAAGGGCATTGTGACCAGGCTTTCCAGTCGCCAGGGCTTCCAGCTGCAGATGCAGCCTGATGGCACCATTGATGGAACCAAGGATGAAGACAGCACCTATG CTGTGTTCAACCTGATCCCAGTGGGGCTTCGTGTGGTGGCCATCCAGGGTGTCCAGACCAAACTCTACCTGGCAATGAACAACGAAGGCTTTCTCTACACCTCT GAGCATTTTACCCCAGAGTGTAAATTCAAGGAGTCGGTGTTCGAGAACTACTATGTCACCTACTCCTCCATGCTCTACCGGCAGCAGGCATCGGGCCGGGCTTGGTACCTGGGGCTTAACAAGGAGGGTGGAATCATGAAGGGGAATCATGTCAAGAAGAACAAGCCTGCTGCACACTTCATACCGAAGCCACTCAAAG TGGCCATGTACAGGGAGCCCTCCCTCCATGACTTGACAGAACTCTCCCGTTCAGGCAGCGGCACACCGACCAAGAGCCGCAGCGCTTCGGCCCTACTTAATGGCGGCGGGAAGACACCCAGCAACAACGACTTATCCTAG
- the f9b gene encoding coagulation factor IXb isoform X2 encodes MAFWLGAVFVSQQTAHTVLHRKRRYNTAFEELKQGNLERECVEEICSMEEAREVFEDDEKTMEFWAGYIDGDQCKPPPCQNGGVCKDGINSYLCLCQPNFSGKNCEIEVNKQCVVNNGECSHFCVMKANQAVCRCATGYILGPNKKSCEPIEPFSCGRVNLSSSSLTRSILEPRSSNFSYNDTRNDYFYDEDISEYDYLNHPMTDSNPSNDSLDSEAVIGRRHVRSVTDTPKTKTEMSSWGYATLPNVTAQEKTDQRIVGGDTAIPGEIPWQVALMSRPDSVQRARPFCGGSLLADLWVITAAHCLWNNDGTERKFFIRVGEHDVNKDEGPERDHEVAERHPHHKYDFKTSPYNHDIALLKLGSPVDLSNKRRPICLGPKEFIQNIVRESTVSLVSGWGRIRFQGPEATKLQKLEVPYVDRTKCKQSSRDHITRFMFCAGFESEQKDSCQGDSGGPHATNYKGTWFLTGIISWGEECAKDGKYGIYTRVSHYYKWISNVTQININD; translated from the exons ATGGCCTTCTGGTTAG GAGCTGTGTTCGTGTCTCAGCAGACGGCACACACCGTGCTGCATCGTAAGCGCAGATATAACACTGCTTTTGAAGAACTTAAACAAGGTAACCTGGAGCGGGAATGTGTGGAAGAAATTTGCAGCATGGAGGAGGCCAGAGAGGTGTTTGAGGATGATGAGAAAACT ATGGAGTTCTGGGCAGGCTATATCG ATGGCGACCAGTGTAAGCCACCCCCCTGTCAGAATGGAGGTGTGTGTAAAGATGGGATCAACAGTTATCTTTGCTTGTGCCAACCAAACTTCAGTGGCAAGAACTGTGAGATCG AAGTGAACAAGCAGTGTGTGGTGAACAATGGCGAATGTTCTCATTTCTGTGTAATGAAGGCTAATCAAGCTGTGTGCAGGTGCGCAACTGGTTACATACTTGGGCCAAACAAGAAGAGCTGTGAGCCAATAG AGCCATTCAGCTGTGGTCGTGTGAATCTGTCCTCCAGCTCTCTCACCAGGTCCATTCTCGAACCAAGATCGTCAAACTTCTCCTACAACGATACCCGAAACGATTACTTCTATGATGAAGATATATCAGAGTATGATTATCTGAACCATCCCATGACCGACTCAAACCCAAGCAATGACTCTCTGGACTCTGAGGCTGTGATTGGCCGTCGACATGTGAGAAGTGTCACCGATAcaccaaaaacaaagacagagatGTCGTCCTGGGGGTATGCCACACTCCCCAATGTCACAGCTCAAGAGAAAACTGACCAAAGAATTGTGGGAGGAGATACGGCCATTCCTGGAGAGATACCTTGGCAG GTGGCCCTGATGTCCCGCCCAGACAGCGTGCAGAGAGCGCGGCCCTTCTGTGGAGGATCCCTGCTCGCTGACTTATGGGTCATCACTGCTGCCCATTGTCTGTGGAACAACGATGGCACAGAACGTAAATTCTTCATCAGAGTTG GTGAACATGATGTGAACAAAGATGAGGGTCCAGAGCGAGACCATGAGGTGGCCGAAAGGCATCCCCACCACAAGTATGATTTCAAGACCTCACCATATAACCATGACATTGCGCTCCTAAAGCTTGGCAGTCCAGTGGACTTGTCCAACAAGCGGCGTCCCATTTGCCTGGGCCCCAAAGAATTCATACAGAACATTGTGAGAGAATCCACGGTCTCCCTTGTGAGTGGATGGGGCCGGATAAGGTTTCAAGGCCCCGAGGCCACCAAGCTCCAGAAGCTGGAAGTCCCCTATGTGGACCGCACCAAATGTAAACAGAGCAGCCGAGACCATATCACCCGATTTATGTTCTGTGCAGGCTTTGAAAGTGAACAGAAGGACTCGTGCCAGGGGGACAGCGGTGGGCCGCATGCCACCAATTACAAAGGAACTTGGTTCCTGACAGGCATCATCAGCTGGGGAGAGGAGTGTGCCAAAGACGGGAAGTATGGCATCTATACCCGGGTCTCACACTACTACAAATGGATCAGTAACGTAACACAGATCAATATAAACGATTAA